The genomic segment GCTCGCGCGCGGCGCCGGGCAGGTGCGGGCGTAACGGAATAGACTGGTCCAGTCCTGCGCCCCTGAGGCGAACCCGAAACGGAGTCCGAATGACATTCGCCACGATCATCGCCCTCGCCGCCGAAGAGGCCGAGTCCCACGGGAACGTCGCGCTCGAGACGGTGTGGTACGGCATCGTCGCGATCGTGGTCTTCGCGGCGCTGGCACTGGTGACTCTGTCGTATCGCAATGTGGCCAACCGACACTCCCACAAGGCGGAGGCGTACGCCCGTGCGCACGCCGACGACGTCCAGCGAGCGGGGCACGGCCACTGAGGCTGCTTCATGTCGGTGACGGCGGCCCCGCGCATCGGGGTGATGGGCGGGACGTTCGACCCGATCCATCACGGTCACCTCGTCGCCGCCAGCGAGGTGGCGCAGTGGTTCGACCTCGATGAGGTCATCTTCGTGCCGACCGGCGAGCCCTGGCACAAATCCGACGTCTCGCCGACGGAGCATCGGTACCTGATGACCGTCATCGCGACGGCATCCAATCCCCGCTTCACGGTCAGCCGCGTCGACATCGACCGCGAGGGGACCACCTACACCATCGACACGCTCCGTGACCTGAAGGCGCAGCGCCCCGAGGCGGAGCTGTTCTTCATCACCGGCGCGGACGCCATAGCGCAAATTCTCAGTTGGAGAGACCATGATGAGTTGTGGGACCTCGCCCACTTCGTCGCGGTTTCCAGACCCGGACACGTGCTGAACACGGACGGCCTGCCCAGC from the Microbacterium atlanticum genome contains:
- the nadD gene encoding nicotinate-nucleotide adenylyltransferase translates to MSVTAAPRIGVMGGTFDPIHHGHLVAASEVAQWFDLDEVIFVPTGEPWHKSDVSPTEHRYLMTVIATASNPRFTVSRVDIDREGTTYTIDTLRDLKAQRPEAELFFITGADAIAQILSWRDHDELWDLAHFVAVSRPGHVLNTDGLPSDDVSQLEIPALAISSTDCRDRVQRGHPVWYLVPDGVVQYIAKHHLYRSKE